Within Topomyia yanbarensis strain Yona2022 chromosome 2, ASM3024719v1, whole genome shotgun sequence, the genomic segment CTGCTTGCTTATCACAGTGTGATTGCTATCATCACCGATGGGCCAAAGTATACTCGAACCCGCTGAAGTGAGAGAATTAGTACGAATAGCAACACGTCGCGGCGAAAAGTTGTAGGCTAAAATAAGTTGAGCTGAATAGTATAAAAGCCTCtaccattattttttttcttacgaCGCCGTCTTTCAATCTTAACGTTACAGGAATATTCGAAGTTGGTATCAGACTGTTGAAACTCCATGGACCTGATACCTTCATTTGGGGTCTGTTCAATCGGTGCCTGCTGCTCGTGAGCAGCCCCAAGAATGTCGAAAAGATTCTGATGGCGAAGCAGACGAAGAAGTCTCTGTTATACACGTTTCTGGAATCTTGGCTAGGAACTGGATTGCTGATGTCCAGTGGGGAAAAGTGGTTGCAACGGCGTCGTATTATCACACCGGCGTTCCACATCAAGATCCTGGAAGAGTTTGTGGCGGTGTTCAATAAAGAGGCCGACTTGATTGTGAAAAACCTACGAAAGCACGTAGGTGGAAAGGAATTCGACATCTACTCCTATGTCACGCTAATGGCGTTAGATAGTATTTGTGGTAAGTGGTTGGGTATTAGCGTAACTCGACTCGTCAATGTTCCATCTGACTTTTTGATTTGAACAGAGACGTCGATGGGAACATCAGTCAACGCACAGAACGATCCAGACAACGACTACGTTAAGAATGTTAAAAGGTAAGCGATGACTTAAAACAagtaaactttttaataagtgGCTGTCTAGCATGTTGGTCCTGTTTCTGCTACGAGTTACCGACCCTTTGGCCGGCTATCCTGTATTGTATGAACTGGTTCATCCACGCGCCTACAAAGCGCGGAAAATAGTTCGAGAACTGCACAAATTCACAGATTCTGTAATAGCTGAACGAAGAAAACAATTGCAAGAAAGTGGTCAGAAAGGACAAAGCTTGACTCAGAGTGATCAAAAGCTTTATTCAAAGCAGATGACATTTTTGGATTTGCTACTGAATGTTAATGTGGATGGTATGCCGTTAGATGATCTCGAGATCCGTGAGGAAGTCGATACATTTATGGTCGAGGTAGGTATTGGACATTTTTGAGCGAAATTGGAAGACTAATGGCTGCTTTTCAGGGTCATGACACAATAGCTAGTGGAACTTCGTTCGCACTTTACGAGCTGGCTCGTAATCAACAGGTACAGGATCGCATCTATGATGAAATCGTTGCAATCCTCGGTGAAAACAACCGCGAGGCTGATCTGACATATCAGGTTCTGCAGGAATTCAAATATCTGGAAAGCGCCATCAAGGAAGCACTGCGTCTTTACCCTTCTGTACCCTTCATTGGGCGACACCTGGTGGAAGACACTGAGCTTGGTTCGGCGAACGTATCTCTTTGATGAATATTATGCTTCTTATTGTAGTTTTCTCACTACAGATGGCATCACACTGCCCGCTGGCATGGAAGTACTCGTAGCGATCTATATGATTCATCGAAATCCGGAAGTATTTCCTGATCCCGATCGCTACGATCCCGAACGATTCTCGGAGGATGCCGAATCAAAGCGAGGGCCTTACGACTACATACCGTTCAGTGTCGGAGCACGGAACTGCATTGGCCAGCGATTCGCCATGGTGGAGATGAAAGTGGTACTGATTAAACTGATTTCCAACTATCGGGTTCTGCCGGGAGAATCAACGGGAAAATTGCGAGTACAGACTGATTTGGTCCTTCGGCCTCATATGGGTGTTCCAGTGACGTTGGTGGAACGCGTTTGAAATTGTGAAATGCATTCGATTCCTAAGTATATGTGTGTACTACCAGGACACGTTACTCTGCACGTGGGTTTTTTCACGGATAAAAAATAATGCAAATAATCCGGGTTTTAGATATGTTTTTAAGGTATAGATAGTGGTTTGTTTACTGGTGCGGCGAATCACTTGGTGGTGTTGTTGCTGCGTTAAAATTTTTGACAGGAAAATGTGTACATGGTGTTAGGTACAGTTCATGTGATAAAGAAAAGAAAGCGGTGTCGAATCCGCtctgcattttttctagcagCTTTGACATATCGTTCATTGTGATGATAGGCTtgctcgttttttttttaaaaaaaggtgaAATACAGTGTTAAAGTCTACGGtagaattttctttcgaatcaTCGTGACGCCGGTGGCTGTTAAATACCCGCAACGGCCTGCAAGATCTGTGCTCTACTGCCTTCGGTGAAGTGAGCTTGGTTCGACTTCCAGGTTGTTTCCAACATCTTTAGATACAGTAGCGTGATTGCAGGCCATTGAAGCCCTTGAACCACGCCATTTTTTCCAAGCCAGCAATCGAACAAAGGTGCTTTGTTCTTGCGCCTTTTGTACTAGCGTAACTATGAGTAGCACTCCAAGGACTTACTGACTGCCCACAACTACGATTTAGATCTCTGCTTTTTCTCTTTCCGAGGAACTTCTTCAAATTTGATCAACCTTTCATATCGAGCGGAACATATTCCAACCGAGGTTACTTCCCACTGGCTTTGCTTGGACGTGCGGACCAGTTCTTGCAACGGTACCAGGAGGAACGGGACTGCTTCGAGGTAGCTATACGCTTGGAAAACCTTGAGGAAATTTGACGGGAACTATGCGAGATGATATGATGCGCAATCTCAGCTATCGCTCTTCTTTTGAGACACaatcaggcattgtaattgtcACTCACGCATGCGGAGAAGAATCTTATCCGATGTACAACTTTTCCGTGATAAAATGAGTCGCTAAATTCTCCATCTCCATAAATAGCGTGAGTATAATTTTCCCGATAAAATTCAtctgatttttttcttctcaccggagaaggtgatattttaatttcatggaaatcaataaaagtgtcaaaaaTACATTTCATGTCCAAGAACGACGACAAAGAAGTACGATACACTTTTCTTGCACTAATGCATTAGAATCCAGATcgaatatggcgactgtgcttggctaaatttcatttttttttatattggccgaAAACTTCACACTAGTtctataataataataagacCCAGAGACTTTGCAATTTGAGAGTtaagtacagaggaatgcgcattcaatagaaccttagtaacattgcgagcctctttctctttcgctTATCACGACTTCACTACAAAACTTGGTACTATTTTTTCAGTACATATTGAAAGCTGACCATAGCACCGACGAACCGACATGACAGAGGCATTCGAAAAGTATCCCATACAAAATAACGATAGTTTTGAAATGAAGCGATCACTACTTTCAAACTGCGACAGATCGCTCCGCCATGTTTGAATCTGGGCAGTTTTCTAGATAAGTATGTTGATATTACAGAAGCTGTGCAATTCCCTCAGCTGCGTATGTAGTGGTAATATGCATCAAAATAATATTGAGAActcatgaaaaatgcatgtattcTGTTACTTTTTTGCTTGTAACGGACAGTTTTGTTAAATAGTACATATatacactcaggcaaaaaatacagcgaatttcataggaatatggtataatttttagccacaagtagcacgtatgtaaatcataagattatcttatgaaacggcttttatttggtcaaatcggtttgctatgatttcatgttccataaggcatctttgaattatcataaaacaatattatacatttctcttatgtttatgagaatcataagatgctcgtatgaaactTGAACGACTGGCATATGCAATAACTTGTAAAATGTAAAGGTAATCATACAAGTCGTaagtttttcatattaatcttatgaaaacatagttttgttacttttctagtcatcataagatgaatcttatgaatttcgctatgcattttgccttagtgtaggataacaaaaaaaactgcaaaaacgatCTTCAACATGTTAAGAAAGTTTTTTCGTTCTAGCATACCTGGTACAACGTCGACAAACCTTGTTTTTTGCGTACTGTTGTGTTATCAACGAAGACTACTACGCGAACCATTATACAGATGCCGCTTGTGTAAcaacgtattttaatttaaacaattaggacAATATCTGACGCATTTTTTGTTCCATGTGGCACGTCGGTTCGTCGGTGACTGAAAGCCATTCGGTAGATGAGTTCAATTCGCATTCAGGCGAATGAAAATTATACAACCttgcttttatcagaattctggcaggaaaccggtagtgctcggtttcagctggaatgctgccaggaatgtacaatATTGTTGGACTCCTGCCAgtgttttgttcgacttttacaataattctgtccggaagatattgcaatggttttggtacggatcTCTTCAGAATTATTCTGTCATTTAACTCGGCTCCAGTCTGATAGAAACCCGGCGGACGGACATCTACCGGAAGATTTCATGTCTGGGGAGATGTTGATTCGTTTAGAGTTACTATATTaagagttaggcggacacaaaagctgg encodes:
- the LOC131684718 gene encoding cytochrome P450 4C1-like, whose product is MFLQAIIAGTVLFLIIQYIRERNTMKKIAKHFGGPKPLPLVGNLLEFNTDAPGIFEVGIRLLKLHGPDTFIWGLFNRCLLLVSSPKNVEKILMAKQTKKSLLYTFLESWLGTGLLMSSGEKWLQRRRIITPAFHIKILEEFVAVFNKEADLIVKNLRKHVGGKEFDIYSYVTLMALDSICETSMGTSVNAQNDPDNDYVKNVKSMLVLFLLRVTDPLAGYPVLYELVHPRAYKARKIVRELHKFTDSVIAERRKQLQESGQKGQSLTQSDQKLYSKQMTFLDLLLNVNVDGMPLDDLEIREEVDTFMVEGHDTIASGTSFALYELARNQQVQDRIYDEIVAILGENNREADLTYQVLQEFKYLESAIKEALRLYPSVPFIGRHLVEDTELDGITLPAGMEVLVAIYMIHRNPEVFPDPDRYDPERFSEDAESKRGPYDYIPFSVGARNCIGQRFAMVEMKVVLIKLISNYRVLPGESTGKLRVQTDLVLRPHMGVPVTLVERV